From the Echeneis naucrates chromosome 7, fEcheNa1.1, whole genome shotgun sequence genome, the window ATCACGCCATGTGTTTTACCTCTTGCATCGAAAGCCGTGGCTGGAAAACATTTTGGCtgagtgttttttattttgattttattattattattttttttatttaagttccATCATTTCAACATTGCCGCCACACCCCTGTTTTCAAGTTAGAGAGGATGCtctaaaaactgtgaaaatattgaaaaattcACTTCGCATTTGTTTTATATGAatgtacatatataaatatataatatttaaaacgATATCTGTATTTCAAAGACAAGTATtgcgtgtttttctttttttcccaagcCAAATCTCAAAAGGACTGATGACATTTCTAAGACTCACAACTGGCAGATCAAAACGGACGAGACGGTTCATTTGATGTCATTTTAGAAAGAATCTCCATGCGGACAAGAATTGTGGCACAATGACACATTGAACTTGAGACTCACACGGCTTTAACTAAAAGCTCACAGAGAAGACTTTTGGGAgaaagaatcttttttttttttttttttttatgtttttctgaatCTCAAAAGCTGTGTTCCTCTGTGTGAGGCATGTTCTCTTAAGCCTGAGATAAAACATAGGCTGCTATGTTGTTAATCTGTATAGTGCAATGCCttcattatttaattcatattaTCTAGTATGGCAGAACTGTAAACTGGAATATCCGAGACCTGTATGTTTTCCTTTATCGGTGAAGGATTCTGTCATGCAACTGGAATGATTGTAAACCATTAAAAGTCAGTGAGTATTACACATGAATGCACAAtcgttttattttgttttttgtctgttagTGTAGCATTGGAGCTCCTATCACACCTTGTACGAAGCCTGTAATTTCTACTTTCGTGCAGTATGTGAACTGTATTGTGCTGTTAAATTACGTCCCAGTAACgtgtttcataaataaatgattatgaAAATTCTCAAATATTCAAGTCAATCAGCCACCATTGCAGCATTTCCTTTCGTTTCAAATTACACTGGTGTTACTGAGCAGCAAAAGCCCTGACCACTGTCGCCCTGCCTTTGCTTCAGTCTACAGCAGCAGCCGGTTGGGCGAGGGAAGATATGATGAGATTTATTGGATATGTTGGAGTCTCTTTAATGGGAACAAGGAAAGATATGAGATTATGCATCTATACGGAGCAGCATTACActagcaaacaaacaaaacaatgcaaaatgaATTAcgatttatttttcaaaatagaGCATTGGCTGTCCTGATACTTGCAGGAGCGAATATTTCAAATAGATCTCTTTTAGAGAAGAGCTACCATGTCCGAATCTGCCCCACCCTTCCCTCCCCGCATTTCAACCAAACTTAATATCAAAGCGGTATTAACCTACCTGTGCCACAAACGGGCAACTGGGCAATGAAACAAGTTACACCTCAGATCCAAACATTCAAATAGGCAGCTACGGAATATTAGGCCTGTGTTATTCCTACAGTCTAACGGCACAGATGAGTCATCAACACCCGCACATCGTgtgaacacacatacaaacactttCCTCCTTCGTCTCAGTGCAGTGTGGGAAGCATTTGTTCATATTTCCATTCATTATACCATCTATTAGATAATATTTCTGCAGGAGTGGATTAAAAAGTTAAACTCGTATTTGCGTAATTCTGCTTTTGCAGCACAAGTAGCGTCGTGCAGCCTGGCGCTTATCCTGCCTACATTGTGTCAAAAGCACAGATGTGAGTTTGAACTTGAACGCTGCATTTATCATCTCATCAGTATTTATTCTCAATGTATCCACCAATTGTGAATGAACCCGTGCCAAAACACACGCTGAGCGCGAACATCAGCCCAAAACTACCATGACGACAAAATCTATAAACTTGAATTGAATATCCTCGCGTTTGTTAATTCACATATATTgcatcccacacacacagattcagtttgtctctgagctctctcacttgttttgttttccaaaaatgCTGCAAGTGTTTTCACCTATATCAGCTTTAATGCGTCAAAATGCAAACCGCTTCAGCCGCTGTTGTATAAAAATGGAGACGAAAATGTAATTcagaaaattaacattttagaCATACTTGCTTTCCCCAGTTGCTGAATCTGAGCATACCCACACACAAATCAGTATCTAAATGGATATGAATACGgcctgtgtttttctcttttgaccAGTCAAATGTATTAACACCCAAGACCCAAATATTCGCCTTATTATTCAAAAGTGAAATGTTCTTGCAAAAATTGTGCTGAAGTTGCGACGGATGTGCCttttttattagtattatttttttctaagaaACTCTAGAGTGGAATCGCTTACTGGACTGTCACTTTTTCCAACCTCTTCAGATATTTGGAGGAGGTTGATTAGAATCCAAGCCGCCACACTTCAactttctgtttgtgtggttCCCGGATTTTCAATCCTCGTGGAAAGTTCTGTGTCTCCCGATTTACCCTTGACCATGACTATGCAGTCACTTTGACCTTGACATCACGGCAGATTGTGAATAATAAATAGGGGGCTGGACACCAATGCTGGCGGTTTGTTTGTAGGCAAACAAGGTGTTATTTCCCTGTCTAGACAGCCGGACTTAATGGCATgccataaatacataaaaagggGAAGTTCAGCGATATCCTCTGACCTGCATTTCTGACCACCTCGCAGAGCTTTGCATTAACATTTGGGCtctcttcttttgtgttttgcagaaGTCCTGTAAAAGCAGTTTTCTTGGCCATGCCTCTGGAACCACCAATAGTTTCATGCACTCAtcatgaggtgtgtgtgtgtgtgtgtgttattgacCACGAAGGACAGGTAGGACTTTTGACGTctcacaccaccaccaccagtaaTCCACAGCAAGCAGCCATATTGTCTACACAGCGAGAGGAAATAGTCACACGACGTCGCCCACAATATAACGATTAAAGGTATGGCCATTTTCTTCCTACTTTGGCGGTAGGCCTACATGGACTCTGCTTTATAACTTTTTAGTTGACTGCAATCCCTGGGTATTGAACATCCAAAACTAACAGCCAAATCTGGATCTACTACCTTAATCCCTcccaacaaaacatttcttttttccaaatgaagaGCGCCAGTTGATGAACAAGCGCTGCGGCTgcaaatattagcattttaacTCGTGGTGTTTTCGCACAGattagcactttttttttccctcttattttttttgtctggcaATATGTTAAATGTCTCAGCAAAGTTTTGCCAATAAACAGTGTTAAAGACCAGTTTTGCTCTTTAAATGCATGAATATGTAATTTAGAGAATAATACATTCAATTTCAATTCGAACACGCAAAATCCAAATGGATTTTGTCCTAATTAATATGAAAGTCTGAAAGTATATTTAAGATTTATCtgcatttataaatatatatggaACTGCAGCGTTCAGTTTTCTTAAAGTTGATGTTTTACTGGCAAAACTTATTGACCATAATAATCACATAGCTTTGCGCCAGTAGGAGCAACATTTCTTGTGTTTAACAAGAGAAGAGCCGGAATTCATACAGAAAACCAGAAAGCAGCTATTCGTCTATTTTTAGGCTCTTTGTATCCTGATCAGTGTCTGGTTCGTGagtaaaaaggtaaaatgtATGAAAACTAAATGCTTTTGCTTGTTGTGTGTGGGGGCGTCAAAGCTGCAGGCCTCTGTGAggcagagacatgagacagggGGCTGATAACCTCTGGTGGTGACCAGAGGAAAATATCAGGaagtgcagcagctgtgtgttcaggGTTATTTTAGTTcagttaatttgtttttctcatgtcACGCTTTCAGCTCAGGCTTGGCTTTTTTCTGCCAATGCGTTCGATAATAGAGTATTTATGAAATATCAACTTTATACTCATTATTGAATTAGCGCAAAAGTTTTATTTAGCATTGATAGATAAAGGCCCGCTTATTGTGGATGGTACTTAGAGTAAATATAGAAGTTACAGCTGAACCAATGACTGGCCATACTTTTTTTTCATGGGGTTTctgtatttaataatttaataattttgcaTACAAGCCGTTGTTTTGTGCCTTAAAAGCTTTGCTGTCAGGTTATGTCCGAAATTGTGGAAATCACACGTCAGAGCTGGAGGCATAACACAAgacagtaaatatattttgaagcaATGTCTCGATACTTAGTTTgatttactattattatttttacttttaatttttagCATACATGCTTTAAGAATGTCGCCAACACCGGAAAACGGTTAATTGTCAAGATGTTTTCGGTTTAGCACTGCAGAATTGCTTTTAAATAGACTGATTAAGAGCCATGTTTGagttttaaaattaataattaattgattatAAATACATACGACCTTATAGTGAATGGGCGGCTTGCGTCTGAATTTATAacatgttaacacacacacacacacacacacacacacacacacacacacacacacacacacacacctcacaggATTAGGTTCTACAGCGTAATTAAAACTTAAATCTGGATAATATAAAATTGAGCTAACTGATGAATCCTATCTAATATTCCTGCAAACAGGTTGTGAAAATTAATGCAAATATAACTTAATAGCAAAGTGACGGTCAAGTTCAAATGTTTGTGTCCACACACAAGCCAAAGTTTCAACTGGATTGCGGTGGTAAATTTGCGTTTTTATTCATAATATTTACAAAGATTGATGAATAGTAAAGACGGGTATGGACTGTTTAAGTTCCAATAATACCATACAATTATGATTATTTCCAGATGAATATAAGTTATTCTTACAAATGTTATTGTATCTCTGGGTCTATTCGAGTATATTATGTTATTTATGGAGCAAATTGGTATTAAATATCATCTGTTGTAGTAAACAAATGACAAAGATCAGCCAAACCTTTCAGCTAAAACGTTACCACTTTAGTTGGCTCTTTAGGCTTCCCTTGGtggtttgttttccttgaaGGAAGCTTTAAAAGGGTTGCACAGGGCTATAACTGTGGCAACCTGCCTGCAGAGAAtcaaagggagaaaaagggaagaaaagccCTTTGTTTAGGCTATTGCCCTGTCTGGACGGGACCAGTAGATTCCAGGAGGGTAATTTCAATATCTAGCAGACAGTGTACTAGACAGTGACCTTGACAGTGCTGTATGCTCACTTCACTAAGTTCTGttttttaaagcatattttctttttgctaaaTAAGAGCACAAGGCATGTAGCTCACGGTCAGATATGACATCAGCGCTGAGCTTTAGATGCCCTGAACAGACGAGCAgttgtttgaatgtgaaatccGGACCAGTGTGAGCAGTGGATCGGAGGCGTGGAGAGACGAGGCAAGGAGGCGCAACACATGGCCTCTTTGCTACGAGGTAAAGTGGCGACTTAAGACTGCACTTCAGTCACTCAGTAGATGGTAGCCGCTATAATGACGTGAGGAGTCAAAGTAATGCCAAGACACCCAATGCTCTTCATAAGACCGAGGCACACGATATTATATTGCATTGTTGTGCTGCATTGCAAGTCTGACTAACTAGATGCAAGAATGTGCAGAGATAGGAGAAGCAAAGAGTCTCGGGACAGaatgaaactgcagcagatcCCTGGGAGCTTCTCCAGTTCAAACActtgatattttttctttctatttaagGCTAGAGCAAGGCCTAGTGCCTTGGGTAGATAGGATACATGGCCACGAGAGACGAACATAGATATCAAATATTGCTCGACCTGCAAATCGTTTCCGTACAAATGTTTAAGTGAATGCTGATGTTCTCACATAACACTTCATTGGCAAATTTGTGGCACGCAACTGACGCCGTTCAACACGCATGTGCAATCTGTTGTAAGCATGCACATCCCTATTAATCCTCAGCTCCACAATATCGGCTCGTGAATTCAGtgtatttattgattattattatatgttttTTGGATTTCATGTTGTAAAGTTGATTGGTTgctttttaaatcagaaaatgcGTCTCAGctcattttggaaaacattgaGAATATTTTCGTTGCTGCTAGACCTTCACTTTAAACtgctttattgtattttattggtACATCTTTCCACTTTACTTTTTGAATTGAGCATTTGAGTTCAAAATCAAGTTCAACCCACTGTGACTCTGCGTCGTGAACTTGAGTAGGTGGCGAGAACCGTGCGTGCTTGGTTATgacttgagttttttttttttttctttcaatttcctCCAAACGGTGAGGCACATTATTTGTCTATGATGTGGCCAGAAGTGCCGCAATTCAGAAATATGCGAACTTTTCAGATCCATAAATTGATTTAATCTTCCTTCCATGTAGCCTAGAGTGGGCGGTGGTAAACTTGGAATTTATAAAGGGAAACTGGGATTGCAAAAGTGATGCTGCACTGATAAAATATAGAAAGCTATAAACGTCTAGAAAgtcttccttcatttttttcaaattaatggTTGCTGTGAGGACCCGGGAGAGTAATACAAAAGACACAGGTCAGTCATAAGAATATGTTTGAGGGTGATGGTTGGCCAGTTTGATGACTTAAGACCAAATCAGAAATCCTTGGCCAGCAGTTGGCACAATGCCCAAATCCTTTGCCCATCATGGCAGAGATCTTTGTAGGGAAAAAGCGCTCAGAAAAACTTTTTTGATATTTGGGAAAAagtcatcttttcttttttctttattttcttttctttttgtcagagCAGAAGATATATACAGATTTGCGTGTTGCATATTTGTTTAGTGTCTTTAGAATCGCATCTACAAATCAACTAATTAGCGAGATATAAAGCAGAGAGACTCTCGGCTGATTGAATCAGTTAAGTGCCCTCTGATATCTTGTAAAATTCATATAAAAGAATTGCGAGAGGTATAACAATCCCACCAGAGTTTGGCTGCGAACGTTTATTGGAGGTATCTGTTAAAGTTGTTCATGTGAGGTGTACTAGAGAATATTATATGAAATATACCCTCTTAAAGTAACCTTGTAGAATATCGTCCTGTTTTACAGAGCCAGTGGCTTCAACCTGCTGACCCCGTTACTGTAAATATGAGTAGAGTGTGGCAATGAGCATCAGTCTTTTCTTAAAACAAGCTTGTAAAATTGGGACATCACAGCTTTATGTGACATGGAATTCAACCATAATTTGCTAGAAAACAAGATGTCACATACACCCTCTCCTTCAAGAAAAATAGTTTTCATAGGAAATAGCATTTAAACAACTTTTGCCAGCTTATAAAGATATTAAACGAGGCCATGGACAGTTCCACAAGTGTAAAAGGAGAAGCAGCACGGGCTCCTTTTGGACTCAGTATGACtcaagtgaagaaaaacaagattctacatttttaataaaaggtttatggtatttttaaaaagcatatAAACCTCTGTAATACAGaagttaatgttttgttttgtctgagaTGGACCAAGTGGGTGGTACCATGTGTAACACAAGTTAGCCTGGGCACGTGGTTTGGAGATGACCAATCAGGCGCCCCTCTAGGTTTAACTATGTTAAATGTCAGATTGCAATAAACTAGAAGCTGTTGGTCGGGCCCGCGGAAATGGGCGAGCATAATCTCCTTAATCCAGGGTTTGTGGGACCTTTGGTAAACATCCACACTGGAGACACATTTTACTTTCCGAATTTTAGAGCCTCAGGGGGACAACTGGCGGGGCTGCCGTCTCTCTCCTACCCGAGAAGGGACAATGTTTGCTCCCTTCCGTGGAATCCTTCGGAGCCGTGCAATGGATACTCTCAATCCTACTTTAGCAGCCCCGTGTCTATTAACCCTTCTTTCAATCGGTCGTGTGAAATCACCAGACCAGAAGACGGTAAATGTTATTATAACAACGGCAACGGGAACAGGGAGACCTGCTCAGGTGCCAGCAGCCTCAAAAGAGAGGACAGGGCGAGAGACACATCATCCCTAACATCTGACCACGGGATGCACAGTGGAATTGGCAACACTGCCGCCTTTTCCAAATATGATTATGGGACCGAACAGCTAACGCAAGACCCACCATCCTGTCAGTCAATGGAGTCCGACtccagctcctctctgctcaaCGAGGGCAGCAAGCCTTCATCTAGCGACACACAGACCCTGGTGTCACCGGGAAGCCATTCAAGCAACATAGCCGCAGGCGGAGGTGggtgttattatttttaattacaatCATGTTTATCatagcctgtgtgtgtattatttaGAAGATGGCTGCACATATGGCGAGCTTGCGGTTATAGAAGTATCGATAGAGTCCGTTGTGTTGATGCACAACTTGCAGCCTATTAGCCTGCAGGATACTTGCGTGGTGTTGAAACGCCGCTAGGGGTTGCCCTATAATACTCCACGCGCAACGTGGTAGTGGAGAATCTCTGATAAGCTCACCTAATCACAGTGCCTACCAGCTTTCAGTATGCAGCCAGTCCTGTCACCGCATTTGCTTCGTTTACATTAGCCTCCCGCCACATAGGTGTTTGGTTGTTGCCCATTTTTGCGCTGTATATAGTCAAATTAGTGCAGTGATTTAAAGAGGTGAGTCGCTTCGGTTGACTGCATCAAATAGAGAGTTTTCCTTTTAATGACTCATAAACAGAATTAATATCTGTCGCTGTGTACTCAAGAGTCATTTAATATGCTCTGAAACTCGCAAATAAGCAGGGGCATTTGCAAGTACGACTTAATGATCACGTTAATGCAACTTTAACTGCAACAATAAAACTTCCTGTGATACAAACCGCTGTATACTGGTGGCCTCAATAGAggaggctggaaaaaaaaatttaggaTAAAAAATCATTTCCACCTTTGGAGTGGTCCTTGCCGTCCGGAAATTGGATTTGAGATCATATATGTCCATACAGCCCAGAGGGAGACCAAAACAAATCCACTTTGTTGTGTATGGAGGAAGTGACAGCTTTCCTGGGACATCAGCTGAATGCACTCTAACACAAAAGTATTTCCATGCATCTGCAATCACTGGAAACGCAAAGAAATATTCTTTAGCTTTCTTTAAATGCTTTTTGGATTTCCGCGGTTTCAGATATCTTTGCAAAGACCCAGTGCTGTCTCACTGTAATGTAATTTGACTATTAGGTAGAATCTTCTGATGTCTTTCTAGTAAAACCTAAATGAAATCATTCTGCCAAAGGATCCAAACTTTTCTGAGACAACTGGCGCCCCTGTAGGCTTACCATAACCTTGGAGGTGACCGTGATTTTGCTACTGTGGTGACTAATCCGTAGTatgcacccccaccccaccccaccccaccccaccccacccctcccttcctcccccaccctcccccctcctccaggTGCCCCGTGGTACCCGATGCACACTCGGACCAGAAAGAAGCGCAAACCGTATTCCAAACTTCAGCTGGCTGAGCTAGAGGGTGAATTCATGTTAAATGAATTCATTACCAGGCAGCGGCGGAGGGAGCTCTCCGACCGTCTGAACCTCAGCGACCAACAAGTCaagatctggttccagaaccgcaggatgaagaagaagagactCATGCTGAGGGAACAAGCTTTGGCCTACTTTTAGAGATGCGGCAGAAGGTGAATCGATAGGCAGTAAAAGCCAAGCCTTCTATGCTCCCTTAGGTCTTCTTTCAGTGCATGCACTCATCTATCCATCTTTTACATTGCAGGCGAttattacaacattttttttattttttttttctcaaaggtGCGGGCCATACAGGCCCAAAACAAGCCATTATGTGGCAAAATGTTCTCAGTGAGACTGCCTTCATTTTGGTATAATCGCACAAAAAGCTGTgagaatgtgttttctgtgaaagaTGCATCTCTTTTTTCTCACTATCTGTTAAGAGATGAGTATTCGCCCTAATTACAAGCCATGCGAAATGTGAACCCTTGTATCACGCTAAAGCGTGTGGGTTGTGAAATGTGTCTTGCTCTGTTTGGTTGACATACAGTGACATCATTTGTGtagtttcctttttattccgaCGCAATAAAGGGGAAACGCGACCACTTTGTCAAATCTCGAAATAGGCCTAAACATTAAGAGTGAAGTAAAAGTTCCATATCAGAAGCCTGACAATCAGGCTGGTGCTGAATCCGCGCaattatttctctgtgtttatgaactgaagaagaagaagctccaTCATGGTTACTTAATACTTCCTGAGCCACAGTTTGTTCGTTCAGAGGAGCAACATCCTATCTCTCGTCCATAGTTTTCCCCACCCGTTGTGTGCACGTTCACGGTCACGGGCAGGAAGTCTGGGAGTCTGCCTGGggagaggcagagc encodes:
- the hoxc12a gene encoding homeobox protein Hox-C12a; this encodes MGEHNLLNPGFVGPLVNIHTGDTFYFPNFRASGGQLAGLPSLSYPRRDNVCSLPWNPSEPCNGYSQSYFSSPVSINPSFNRSCEITRPEDGKCYYNNGNGNRETCSGASSLKREDRARDTSSLTSDHGMHSGIGNTAAFSKYDYGTEQLTQDPPSCQSMESDSSSSLLNEGSKPSSSDTQTLVSPGSHSSNIAAGGGAPWYPMHTRTRKKRKPYSKLQLAELEGEFMLNEFITRQRRRELSDRLNLSDQQVKIWFQNRRMKKKRLMLREQALAYF